One Sediminibacillus dalangtanensis genomic region harbors:
- the smpB gene encoding SsrA-binding protein SmpB: protein MPKGQGNTIAQNRKAGHDFFIEETFEAGIALKGTEIKSIRAGRVNLKDSFARIDKGEAYLMNMHISPYEQGNRFNHDPTRTRKLLLHRKEIDKLIGATQQQGYSLVPLKVYIKNGVAKVLIGLGKGKKKYDKREDLKRKQAKRDVDRAMKESLQ, encoded by the coding sequence ATGCCAAAAGGACAAGGGAACACAATCGCCCAGAATCGAAAAGCAGGACACGATTTTTTTATAGAAGAAACATTTGAAGCAGGCATCGCCTTGAAAGGCACCGAGATTAAATCAATCCGTGCCGGCAGGGTAAACCTGAAAGACAGCTTTGCCCGTATCGACAAAGGAGAAGCCTATTTGATGAATATGCATATCTCTCCTTATGAACAGGGCAACCGTTTCAATCATGATCCAACCCGGACACGAAAACTGCTGCTTCACCGTAAAGAAATCGATAAACTGATTGGAGCCACCCAGCAGCAGGGATACTCGCTAGTGCCGCTGAAGGTTTACATTAAAAATGGCGTTGCGAAAGTGCTGATCGGCTTAGGAAAAGGAAAGAAAAAATATGATAAACGGGAAGATTTGAAACGCAAACAGGCTAAACGCGATGTCGACAGAGCAATGAAGGAAAGCCTGCAATGA